One window from the genome of Streptococcus salivarius encodes:
- a CDS encoding GHKL domain-containing protein, protein MIVLFTVLRLLAILIVSHDMSGLLKTWKSKCWFIAGSLLLSLFVGGITGSLLALLFCYLFLNKISSSEKNSFLFTFLPWVFVEVTSKLLQLYFFPWIFQINYLQVKDTPVLIALSYLLIYPIFHLIVKVFFIDFGALNVMGNNHTYQVRQRLLVGVTLAYIVLSLIIFYASNIFPYTGLFIYLAGSITIVYSILFILLFAQLNIYSKRRVKNQLAEEMARHEESLEEYSHRLENLYNDISQVKKDYLEGLKTMEVSIQRRDLPALKQEYAELLEKSGNSLTLSNYELSRLINLEITSLKSLFSAKVLEAENLGIKVNLELPDVISSTQIEALDLVVISSVFLNNAIESAVDSENPTLTISFFKNQGYLILVIDNTTREERIPVSRIFDEGVSSKGEGRGLGLSKVADILNRYPKVNLETRSCDHHFTQVLSFQDN, encoded by the coding sequence ATGATCGTTTTGTTTACGGTTCTACGTCTATTGGCTATTTTAATTGTTAGTCACGATATGTCAGGTTTGCTCAAAACTTGGAAGAGTAAATGCTGGTTTATCGCAGGGAGTCTCTTGCTCTCTCTATTTGTCGGAGGCATTACAGGGTCGCTCTTAGCACTTTTGTTCTGCTATCTTTTCTTAAATAAAATATCAAGTAGTGAAAAGAATTCTTTTCTTTTCACCTTTTTGCCGTGGGTTTTTGTTGAAGTCACCTCGAAACTGCTTCAACTTTACTTTTTCCCATGGATTTTTCAAATTAATTATTTACAGGTCAAGGACACCCCAGTACTTATTGCTCTGTCTTATCTCTTGATTTATCCAATTTTTCATCTGATTGTCAAAGTATTCTTTATTGACTTTGGTGCTCTCAATGTTATGGGAAATAACCATACTTACCAAGTTAGGCAACGCTTATTGGTTGGGGTTACTCTGGCTTATATTGTTTTATCTTTAATTATTTTCTATGCCAGTAACATCTTTCCTTACACAGGCCTCTTTATTTATTTAGCAGGCAGTATTACGATTGTTTACTCCATTCTCTTTATTTTGCTCTTTGCTCAGCTTAATATCTATTCTAAGAGAAGAGTGAAAAACCAGTTGGCCGAAGAAATGGCTAGACATGAGGAAAGTTTAGAGGAATATAGCCACCGTTTAGAAAATCTCTATAATGATATTTCTCAGGTGAAGAAGGATTATCTTGAAGGACTTAAGACAATGGAGGTTAGTATCCAACGTCGAGACTTACCTGCTTTGAAACAAGAGTATGCAGAGCTTTTAGAGAAATCTGGAAATAGCTTAACTTTGTCAAATTATGAATTGTCACGTTTGATCAACTTAGAAATCACGTCTCTCAAGAGTCTCTTTTCTGCTAAAGTGCTTGAGGCAGAGAACTTAGGAATTAAGGTCAATTTGGAGTTACCAGATGTTATATCGTCAACTCAGATAGAGGCCTTAGATTTGGTTGTGATTTCTTCTGTCTTCTTAAACAATGCTATTGAGTCGGCAGTGGATTCTGAAAATCCTACTTTAACCATATCCTTCTTTAAAAATCAAGGTTATCTTATCTTGGTTATTGATAATACAACCAGAGAAGAACGTATTCCTGTGTCAAGGATTTTTGATGAAGGGGTTTCTAGCAAAGGTGAAGGCCGAGGACTTGGTTTGTCTAAGGTCGCAGATATACTTAATCGCTATCCAAAAGTAAATCTTGAGACTCGTAGTTGTGACCATCATTTTACCCAGGTCCTCTCTTTTCAGGATAATTGA
- a CDS encoding histidine kinase translates to MQLAIDGLIALVVVVSHLVILARMAYLDVFTYRYIPYVIVVTAVKWLAKVLWQIDIPDAIYLLVFIFLEKPQALREEKYFYAFYAPVFWTLITSFFSFYLFRVFFNKPVELVPNHLGILAVDSVVLPFFLGLQKMFGLDSFFKEPYQDLQDKYKSMLLQVDHILIISYLLILFKQEIFSLLLSQTYLPGYPQIYIWVGFLIHMYILVRFVSYGKGVRDSKILREQEEHLRSLEAYNEKIETAYKSVRSFKHDYENILISMQTSIDSGDFDLIEQTYQDILKKAGQELIEEDDENVS, encoded by the coding sequence ATGCAACTTGCGATTGATGGTCTTATTGCTTTGGTTGTTGTCGTTTCACATCTTGTGATTTTAGCTAGAATGGCTTATCTAGATGTTTTTACTTACCGTTACATTCCTTATGTAATCGTAGTAACTGCTGTTAAGTGGTTAGCCAAGGTTCTATGGCAAATTGATATTCCAGATGCAATCTATCTCCTAGTCTTTATTTTTCTTGAAAAACCTCAGGCTTTACGAGAAGAAAAGTATTTTTATGCTTTCTATGCCCCTGTCTTTTGGACCTTGATTACAAGTTTCTTTAGTTTTTATCTTTTCCGAGTTTTCTTTAATAAGCCGGTCGAGTTGGTTCCAAACCATTTAGGAATCTTGGCTGTAGATAGTGTTGTTCTTCCCTTCTTTCTAGGCTTGCAAAAAATGTTTGGTTTAGATAGCTTTTTTAAGGAACCATATCAGGACTTGCAGGATAAATATAAGAGCATGCTCTTGCAAGTTGATCATATTTTAATTATCAGTTATCTGCTTATCCTCTTTAAACAGGAGATATTCTCCTTGCTCCTGAGTCAGACCTACCTCCCGGGTTACCCTCAAATTTATATTTGGGTTGGTTTTCTTATACACATGTATATTCTTGTTCGTTTTGTTTCCTACGGTAAAGGTGTTCGTGATAGTAAAATTCTTAGAGAACAAGAGGAGCATTTGAGGAGTCTGGAAGCTTATAATGAAAAAATCGAAACTGCCTATAAGAGTGTACGCTCATTTAAACATGATTATGAAAACATACTCATTAGTATGCAGACAAGTATTGATAGTGGGGATTTTGACCTTATTGAACAAACCTATCAGGATATTTTGAAAAAGGCGGGTCAAGAACTCATTGAAGAAGATGACGAAAATGTCTCTTGA